Proteins found in one Tolumonas lignilytica genomic segment:
- the folC gene encoding bifunctional tetrahydrofolate synthase/dihydrofolate synthase codes for MTLPVMTQSQSLSDWLSYLEQIHPQQIELGLQRVRTVAQQADLMRLPGIVITVGGTNGKGSTCAMLASIFQAAGYSTGVYASPHLLRYNERVKINGREVCDADLCSAFAEIEEKRAGISLTFFEFGTLAAFAVFKKYKPDVILLEVGLGGRLDATNIIDADISVITSIDLDHCDWLGDTREAIAVEKAGIYRAGRPAICGEPNPPQSLMETSQEINADLYQVNDHFSYKTTRDGWDYQGQHRQFSSLPAPVLPLQNAATVLAVLEHTPLSISEDAIRSGLRQAYLSGRFQILQSNPTVIIDVAHNPHAAAYLAKQLAKQKASRIIAVVGMLKDKDIRHTLEHVLPYIDIWHLADLAGPRAANAKDLAAVLPRDTRFTCHASVIAAYEAALTETSSNELIIVFGSFLTVADVLATTEQR; via the coding sequence ATGACATTACCGGTCATGACTCAAAGCCAGTCGTTGTCCGACTGGCTTTCTTATTTAGAGCAGATCCATCCGCAGCAAATTGAACTTGGACTACAACGTGTCAGAACGGTGGCACAACAAGCCGATTTAATGCGATTGCCGGGTATAGTTATTACTGTTGGTGGAACAAACGGTAAGGGTTCTACTTGCGCAATGTTAGCCAGTATCTTTCAGGCTGCAGGATATTCGACCGGTGTTTATGCATCACCGCATTTACTCCGTTATAACGAGCGAGTGAAAATCAACGGACGTGAAGTCTGCGATGCGGATCTGTGTTCTGCTTTTGCTGAAATTGAAGAGAAACGTGCGGGGATCAGCTTAACTTTCTTTGAATTTGGAACATTGGCTGCTTTTGCTGTATTTAAAAAATACAAACCTGATGTCATTCTTTTGGAAGTCGGACTCGGTGGTCGATTAGATGCCACTAATATTATTGATGCTGATATATCTGTAATCACCAGCATTGATTTAGACCATTGTGACTGGCTTGGCGACACTCGAGAGGCCATTGCTGTAGAAAAAGCTGGCATCTATCGTGCTGGGCGTCCGGCCATCTGTGGCGAACCGAATCCTCCCCAGTCCTTGATGGAAACATCACAGGAAATTAACGCTGACTTATACCAGGTTAATGATCATTTTAGTTATAAGACAACTCGCGATGGGTGGGATTACCAAGGCCAACACAGGCAATTCTCCAGTCTTCCAGCTCCTGTGTTACCGCTACAGAATGCAGCTACGGTACTGGCAGTATTAGAACATACCCCCTTATCCATATCTGAAGATGCTATTCGTTCTGGCTTAAGACAAGCTTATTTATCCGGGCGTTTTCAGATTTTGCAGTCTAATCCGACAGTTATTATTGATGTTGCCCACAATCCTCATGCTGCGGCATATCTTGCTAAGCAACTGGCTAAGCAAAAGGCCAGTAGGATCATCGCTGTAGTGGGTATGCTCAAAGATAAAGATATTCGGCACACGCTGGAACATGTTTTACCTTATATTGATATTTGGCATCTTGCTGATCTTGCTGGGCCTCGGGCGGCCAACGCAAAAGATTTAGCGGCTGTGCTACCCAGAGATACTCGTTTTACATGTCATGCCTCTGTGATCGCTGCTTATGAGGCTGCTTTAACTGAAACATCATCAAATGAGCTGATTATTGTATTTGGTTCTTTTCTCACGGTTGCTGACGTTTTAGCAACAACAGAACAACGATAA
- a CDS encoding SPOR domain-containing protein, whose protein sequence is MATQFQNRLIGTVILVSLGVLFLPDLLMGKKNDIAAPAGSMPLRPEQSLAGTGISANNQSSMAVSTAPSGAASSGSSTQNVATSANVVVANNSGAKETAVAQGKTENWQVEEVAAPVTITEKGAATSNNVVTNNTTNKNVSEPSENELKKAKELEIKKKEAIAAAKAKEAALEAKRKAELEALQSAKSVTTEQTATKSGNESKLTVQRDESGLTIKTPAQVEAERAAMKSGAGALHSNTTTKSVSASNNSWIIQVGVFSNAENAKMLAEKLHSAGYNASAQRAGQLTRVVVGPDVSRDKLQGMLSGINRIGGTSARVISYSAINN, encoded by the coding sequence TTGGCTACACAATTTCAAAACCGGTTGATTGGTACTGTCATTCTTGTGTCTTTAGGTGTCTTATTTTTACCTGATTTATTGATGGGAAAAAAAAATGATATCGCTGCACCTGCTGGTAGCATGCCGTTACGGCCTGAACAATCATTAGCCGGGACGGGAATATCTGCAAATAATCAGTCAAGCATGGCCGTTTCAACGGCACCGTCGGGTGCGGCATCGTCAGGTTCTTCGACTCAAAATGTAGCTACATCAGCCAATGTTGTCGTTGCAAATAATTCAGGGGCGAAGGAAACAGCAGTAGCACAAGGTAAGACAGAAAACTGGCAAGTTGAAGAAGTCGCTGCTCCAGTGACTATTACCGAAAAAGGGGCGGCGACAAGTAATAACGTGGTGACCAACAATACCACGAATAAAAATGTGTCTGAACCATCAGAAAACGAGCTCAAGAAAGCCAAAGAGTTGGAAATTAAGAAAAAAGAAGCAATTGCAGCCGCAAAAGCAAAAGAAGCGGCTCTTGAAGCAAAGCGTAAAGCCGAATTAGAAGCATTACAATCGGCAAAATCAGTGACGACTGAACAAACCGCAACGAAATCAGGCAATGAGTCTAAATTGACTGTACAGCGAGATGAAAGTGGCCTCACGATTAAAACCCCCGCGCAAGTTGAAGCCGAAAGAGCAGCAATGAAATCAGGGGCTGGGGCCTTACATTCCAATACAACGACAAAATCTGTATCGGCCAGTAATAATTCATGGATTATTCAGGTCGGTGTGTTCTCTAATGCAGAAAACGCGAAAATGCTTGCCGAGAAACTACATAGTGCAGGTTACAACGCCTCAGCTCAGCGTGCAGGTCAGTTAACTCGTGTTGTCGTTGGCCCCGATGTATCACGAGATAAATTACAGGGTATGTTGAGCGGGATTAATCGCATCGGTGGGACATCTGCCAGAGTGATTTCATATTCAGCAATTAATAATTGA
- a CDS encoding Nif3-like dinuclear metal center hexameric protein, with product MLNTELESYLNKLLSISLFKDYAPNGLQIEGKRNIKTIVTGVTASQALIDEAIQLQADALLVHHGYFWPGESQILTGMKGERVRRLIKHDINLLAYHLPLDAHLSLGNNVQLGKQLGLEGIEPINPEDSQCLVFHGYLPEPMSAADFTSHIELALQRTPLISHHPEQKLRHIAWCTGGAQNYLQEAIEFGVDAYISGEVSEHTIHTARENNVVFYAAGHHATERYGIKVLGEWLQQQFNDLDVHFIDIDNPA from the coding sequence ATGTTAAATACAGAACTGGAGTCATATCTCAATAAATTGTTGTCTATTTCTCTTTTCAAAGACTATGCACCCAATGGATTGCAGATTGAAGGCAAACGGAATATTAAAACCATTGTGACCGGAGTAACGGCGTCACAAGCATTAATTGATGAAGCGATCCAACTTCAGGCCGATGCATTGTTAGTGCATCATGGTTATTTCTGGCCCGGTGAATCACAAATTTTAACGGGAATGAAAGGGGAGAGAGTCCGTAGGTTAATCAAACATGACATTAATCTTCTGGCTTATCATCTTCCGCTGGATGCTCATCTCAGCCTTGGGAATAATGTCCAGTTGGGAAAACAGCTAGGCCTAGAGGGGATTGAACCGATTAACCCGGAAGATTCTCAATGTCTTGTTTTTCATGGTTACTTACCTGAACCCATGTCTGCTGCAGATTTCACAAGTCATATTGAACTTGCATTGCAGAGAACACCTTTAATTAGTCATCATCCAGAACAGAAATTACGGCATATTGCATGGTGTACTGGCGGTGCTCAAAATTATCTTCAGGAAGCCATAGAATTTGGGGTTGATGCATATATTAGTGGCGAAGTTTCTGAGCATACAATTCATACTGCCCGTGAAAATAATGTGGTTTTCTATGCTGCTGGTCATCACGCCACCGAACGTTATGGCATAAAAGTACTAGGTGAATGGTTACAACAACAATTTAATGATTTAGATGTCCATTTTATTGATATCGATAATCCAGCATAA
- the rnd gene encoding ribonuclease D produces MSYSYIDSDILLEPLLAQINASTTLLLDTEFIRVSTYFPKLGLLQLHLNSIDYLIDPLAIKTINLLWDSIFSAQKEFVFHSCKEDLDVLQVCAHQLPERVFDTQVAAAFLGYGASLGYAGLVEQICGVTLAKDQTLTDWLARPLTEAQKLYAAKDVSYLQSLYDHLSKQLDFTGKKAWFDEEMSALLCSKKQPIIDDELYREISGAWQLYPSELAVLRELAKWRYQTALAEDKPQNFVLREEILAELSRKRPETERELAQIDISSQQKNRYGSAIIQCIQKGMSCEVASQPTRIQRMIDFPHYKHDFKQIKQRVEVVAKEHNLPIELLGSRKLINQYLLWSYENKKLEVALPKLMSGWRNQLLKLE; encoded by the coding sequence ATGTCTTACAGTTATATTGATTCAGATATTTTATTAGAGCCATTGTTGGCGCAAATTAATGCAAGTACAACATTACTACTGGATACAGAATTTATCCGTGTTTCTACTTATTTCCCTAAACTAGGTTTATTACAGCTGCATTTAAATTCCATAGACTACCTGATAGACCCATTGGCAATTAAAACCATTAATTTACTATGGGATTCTATTTTCTCAGCACAGAAGGAATTTGTATTTCACTCCTGCAAAGAAGATTTGGATGTACTGCAAGTTTGTGCACATCAGCTACCAGAAAGAGTTTTTGATACTCAAGTGGCGGCTGCATTCCTTGGATATGGTGCGTCTCTTGGTTATGCAGGGCTAGTAGAACAAATTTGTGGTGTTACATTAGCAAAAGATCAAACATTAACTGACTGGCTGGCAAGACCTTTAACAGAAGCCCAAAAACTGTATGCAGCTAAAGATGTGTCATATTTACAGTCGTTGTATGATCATCTGTCAAAACAGCTTGATTTTACTGGGAAAAAGGCATGGTTCGATGAAGAAATGTCGGCACTTTTATGCTCGAAAAAACAGCCAATTATTGATGATGAACTATATCGAGAGATCAGTGGTGCTTGGCAGTTGTATCCCTCAGAATTAGCTGTTTTGCGTGAATTAGCGAAGTGGCGTTATCAAACTGCATTAGCAGAAGATAAACCACAGAATTTTGTACTTCGAGAAGAGATTCTGGCTGAATTAAGCCGAAAACGACCAGAAACAGAGCGTGAACTAGCTCAAATAGATATTTCTTCACAACAAAAAAATCGTTATGGCTCCGCAATCATACAATGTATTCAAAAGGGAATGAGCTGCGAGGTAGCGTCTCAACCCACACGGATCCAACGCATGATAGACTTCCCGCATTACAAACATGATTTTAAACAAATTAAGCAACGTGTTGAGGTTGTTGCCAAAGAACATAATCTGCCAATTGAATTATTGGGTTCGCGAAAGCTAATCAATCAATATTTATTGTGGTCTTATGAGAATAAGAAATTGGAAGTTGCATTACCAAAATTGATGTCAGGTTGGCGAAATCAACTATTAAAACTTGAATAA
- the minE gene encoding cell division topological specificity factor MinE, translated as MSLLDFFLKSRKENTAKLAKERLQIIVAHERTSRSGPDYLPQLKQDILDVIRKYVQIDPEQVSVQLDKKGEQLSVLELNIMLSDDKKSNSDSNEEVKP; from the coding sequence ATGTCATTGCTTGATTTTTTTCTGAAATCCAGAAAAGAGAATACGGCGAAATTGGCTAAAGAGCGACTGCAGATTATTGTTGCTCATGAAAGAACCAGCCGTAGCGGACCTGATTATCTTCCTCAGTTAAAACAAGATATTCTGGACGTTATTAGAAAATATGTTCAGATTGATCCGGAACAAGTATCTGTTCAACTAGATAAAAAAGGTGAACAGCTCTCGGTGCTTGAACTAAATATCATGCTGTCAGACGATAAGAAATCCAATTCTGATAGTAATGAAGAAGTAAAACCATAA
- the minD gene encoding septum site-determining protein MinD, translating into MARIIVVTSGKGGVGKTTSSAAISTGLAQRGKKTVVIDFDIGLRNLDLIMGCERRVVYDFVNVINGEATLNQALIKDKRVDNLFILPASQTRDKDALTKEGVEKIINKLQEMDFDYIICDSPAGIETGALMALYFADEAIVTTNPEVSSVRDSDRILGILASKSRRAEQSLEPVKEHLLLTRYAPGRVNRGDMLSVEDVQEILAIPLLGVIPESQAVLRASNSGEPVIFDQTSDAGQAYLDTVARLLGEKRDFRFLQEEKKGFFNRLFGG; encoded by the coding sequence ATGGCACGAATTATTGTCGTAACATCCGGGAAGGGTGGTGTTGGTAAGACCACAAGCAGTGCTGCAATCAGTACCGGTCTGGCGCAGCGCGGTAAAAAAACCGTTGTTATCGATTTCGATATCGGATTACGAAATCTTGATCTCATCATGGGCTGTGAACGCCGGGTAGTATATGATTTTGTAAATGTGATTAATGGCGAAGCCACATTAAATCAGGCACTTATTAAAGATAAACGTGTCGATAACTTGTTTATCCTGCCTGCTTCCCAAACTCGTGACAAAGATGCCTTAACAAAAGAAGGTGTCGAAAAAATTATTAATAAACTTCAGGAAATGGACTTTGACTACATTATCTGCGATTCGCCTGCAGGTATTGAAACTGGTGCATTGATGGCACTCTATTTTGCTGATGAAGCGATAGTGACAACAAACCCTGAAGTCTCTTCAGTTCGTGACTCTGACCGTATTCTTGGAATTCTTGCGTCTAAATCACGCCGAGCCGAACAAAGCCTTGAGCCAGTAAAAGAGCACTTACTCTTAACTCGTTACGCCCCCGGCCGTGTAAATCGTGGCGATATGTTGAGTGTAGAAGATGTTCAAGAAATTTTGGCCATTCCTCTATTGGGTGTAATTCCTGAATCACAAGCGGTTTTACGTGCATCAAATTCTGGTGAACCGGTAATTTTTGACCAAACGTCTGACGCTGGACAGGCATATCTCGATACCGTAGCTCGCTTGCTGGGAGAAAAACGTGATTTTCGTTTCCTGCAGGAAGAGAAAAAAGGCTTCTTTAATCGCCTGTTCGGAGGATAA
- the minC gene encoding septum site-determining protein MinC → MSERGYELKGSVFTMMVLHLEDAIPEQIQQLLEQKVSQAPKFFDSAPLVINVELLTEIPDFSQIISAILAANFIPVGITGAKSVEMREAAKKAGLAILTAGKEANTNTDAVTLHTPKETIYKTPSELREEQETVQMASSETENLASTKVVQSNVRSGQQIYSPGPVVILGSVSNGAEIISNDSIHVYGTLRGRALAGARGNHDARIFCGHLDAELISIAGHYLLSDSLPEQHIGQEVQIRLENEKIIFDKLTS, encoded by the coding sequence ATGTCCGAACGTGGTTATGAGCTGAAAGGCAGTGTGTTTACAATGATGGTATTACATCTGGAGGATGCAATACCTGAGCAAATTCAGCAACTTTTAGAACAGAAAGTGAGTCAGGCACCTAAATTTTTTGATTCGGCACCATTAGTAATCAATGTTGAGCTGCTTACAGAAATTCCCGACTTCTCCCAAATTATATCTGCTATTTTGGCTGCCAACTTTATTCCCGTTGGTATAACTGGCGCTAAAAGCGTTGAAATGCGAGAAGCTGCCAAAAAAGCTGGGCTAGCTATCTTAACTGCCGGAAAAGAAGCGAATACAAATACAGATGCCGTTACATTGCATACGCCGAAAGAAACCATTTATAAAACACCGTCTGAGCTGAGAGAGGAACAGGAAACGGTTCAAATGGCATCCTCAGAAACAGAAAACCTGGCTTCGACTAAGGTCGTTCAAAGTAATGTGCGTTCAGGGCAGCAAATATATTCGCCAGGTCCTGTTGTTATCTTAGGTTCAGTAAGTAATGGCGCTGAAATTATTTCCAACGATAGTATCCATGTTTATGGTACTTTAAGAGGCAGAGCACTGGCTGGAGCACGAGGCAATCACGATGCGCGGATTTTCTGTGGACATCTAGATGCTGAATTAATTTCAATTGCCGGACATTACTTGCTAAGTGATAGTCTTCCTGAACAACATATTGGCCAGGAAGTACAGATCCGTCTGGAAAATGAAAAAATTATTTTTGACAAATTAACAAGCTAA
- a CDS encoding YcgL domain-containing protein, which translates to MICAVYRSTKRPNTYLFLAKKDDFSVIPNELLKIFGRPQLVMLLPENKLDKVPYVSKEKLLQELSNNSYWLYIKPEDENLLKQHHEYLSRRSMHE; encoded by the coding sequence ATGATCTGTGCTGTCTATCGGAGTACCAAGAGACCTAACACATATCTTTTTTTGGCAAAAAAAGATGATTTTTCAGTCATTCCGAATGAGTTATTAAAGATTTTTGGAAGACCCCAACTAGTCATGCTATTGCCAGAAAATAAGCTGGATAAGGTTCCTTATGTATCCAAAGAAAAGCTTCTTCAAGAGCTATCAAATAATAGCTATTGGTTATATATCAAACCGGAAGATGAAAATTTGCTAAAACAGCATCATGAATATTTGTCTCGGAGAAGTATGCATGAATAG
- a CDS encoding YcgN family cysteine cluster protein: MNRDELIKSRYWEHKQLEELSEDEWELLCDGCGHCCLTKLIDEDTDELVYTNVACNLLDLNTCSCSDYQNRHHFEPDCIKLDVDMAKTLPWLPSTCAYRRIANGKPLPFWHPLLTGDKRKMNRYGKTVKGKVVHERDRGDWANHIVVWKL, from the coding sequence ATGAATAGAGATGAGTTGATTAAAAGCCGGTATTGGGAACACAAACAGCTTGAAGAGTTGAGTGAAGATGAATGGGAACTCCTATGCGATGGATGTGGTCATTGTTGTCTGACAAAGCTAATCGATGAAGACACCGACGAATTGGTCTACACCAACGTTGCATGTAATCTACTTGATTTGAATACCTGTAGTTGCTCTGATTATCAAAATAGACATCATTTTGAACCAGATTGCATCAAGTTAGATGTTGATATGGCAAAAACATTACCCTGGTTGCCGTCTACTTGTGCTTACCGTCGTATTGCAAATGGTAAACCATTACCATTTTGGCACCCGCTGTTGACAGGCGATAAAAGAAAAATGAATCGCTATGGCAAAACAGTAAAAGGGAAAGTTGTTCATGAACGTGATCGTGGTGATTGGGCAAACCATATTGTGGTTTGGAAGCTTTAA
- the cmk gene encoding (d)CMP kinase produces the protein MPLDIHFPVVTIDGPGGAGKGTLCMLLAKQLRWHLLDSGAIYRVLAVAALKNSIALDDIPQLVELASALNVSFPIENDEVLIVLDGINVTDEIRTETTGNSASKVAAYPEVRAALLLRQQNFAQAPGLIADGRDMGTVVFPTAPLKIFLDASAEERAKRRQLQLQQKGINVNFDNLLQEIQDRDFRDRNRPVAPLKPADDAIFIDSTSMSIESVFNRVLELVNQRFIQGE, from the coding sequence ATGCCTCTTGATATTCATTTTCCTGTTGTAACTATTGATGGTCCGGGTGGTGCAGGGAAAGGAACACTGTGTATGTTACTGGCAAAGCAGTTGCGTTGGCATCTGCTGGATTCAGGCGCGATCTATCGCGTATTAGCAGTAGCAGCATTGAAAAACAGCATTGCCCTAGATGATATTCCACAGTTGGTTGAATTGGCCAGTGCCCTTAATGTAAGTTTTCCAATTGAGAATGATGAAGTTTTGATCGTTCTTGACGGCATCAATGTTACTGATGAAATCAGAACAGAAACAACAGGGAATTCTGCCAGCAAAGTGGCGGCCTATCCTGAGGTGCGAGCTGCTTTGTTGCTTCGCCAGCAGAATTTTGCTCAAGCACCAGGATTAATTGCGGATGGTAGAGATATGGGGACGGTTGTTTTTCCTACGGCACCACTCAAAATATTTCTGGATGCTAGTGCTGAGGAACGGGCAAAGCGCAGACAATTGCAGTTGCAGCAAAAGGGAATAAATGTTAATTTTGATAACCTTTTACAAGAAATTCAAGATCGCGATTTCCGCGATAGAAATCGCCCTGTAGCGCCCTTAAAACCGGCAGATGATGCGATTTTTATTGATTCAACAAGCATGTCAATTGAGTCAGTCTTTAATCGGGTGCTTGAACTTGTAAATCAGCGTTTTATCCAAGGCGAATAA
- the rpsA gene encoding 30S ribosomal protein S1, with the protein MTESFAQLFEESLKQLETRPGAIVKGTVVAIENGIVLVDAGLKSESAIPAEQFKNALGELEIALGDVVDVALDSVEDGFGETLLSREKAKRHEAWLQLEKAYEEQATVVGLINGKVKGGFTVELNGIRAFLPGSLVDVRPVRDTAHLEGKELEFKVIKLDQKRNNVVVSRRAVIETENSSERDSLLSTLQEGHEVKGIVKNLTDYGAFVDLGGVDGLLHITDMAWKRVKHPSEIVNVGDEITVKVLKFDRERTRVSLGLKQLGEDPWVAIAKRYPEGARLTGRVTNLTDYGCFVEIEEGVEGLVHVSEMDWTNKNIHPSKVVNVGDTVEVMVLDIDEERRRISLGLKQCKANPWQQFAETHAKGDRVSGKIKSITDFGIFIGLDGGIDGLVHLSDISWNVTGEEAVREFKKGDEIEAVVLQVDPERERISLGVKQIEEDPFNKYLSDNKKGAIVKGKVTAVDSKGATIELEEGVEGYIRAADASRDRVEDASLVLSVGDEVEAKFMGVDRKNRTVSLSVRAKDEAEEKTAMDSLNQQEEAGFGNAMAEAFKAAKGE; encoded by the coding sequence ATGACTGAATCTTTTGCTCAACTCTTTGAAGAGTCTCTGAAACAACTGGAAACCCGTCCTGGTGCTATCGTTAAAGGTACTGTTGTTGCTATCGAAAACGGCATCGTACTGGTTGACGCTGGTCTGAAATCAGAATCTGCAATCCCTGCTGAACAGTTCAAAAATGCACTGGGCGAGCTGGAAATTGCTCTGGGTGACGTAGTTGACGTAGCTCTGGACTCTGTAGAAGACGGTTTCGGTGAGACTCTGCTGTCTCGTGAAAAAGCTAAACGTCACGAAGCATGGTTGCAGCTGGAAAAAGCATACGAAGAACAGGCTACTGTTGTTGGTCTGATCAATGGCAAAGTGAAAGGCGGTTTCACCGTAGAACTGAATGGTATCCGTGCATTCCTGCCAGGCTCTCTGGTTGATGTGCGTCCAGTACGTGACACTGCTCACCTGGAAGGCAAAGAACTTGAGTTCAAAGTAATCAAGCTGGATCAGAAACGCAACAACGTTGTTGTTTCTCGTCGTGCTGTTATCGAAACTGAAAACTCTTCTGAGCGCGACAGCCTGCTGTCTACTCTGCAAGAAGGCCATGAAGTTAAAGGTATCGTTAAGAACCTGACTGACTACGGTGCATTCGTAGATCTGGGTGGTGTTGACGGCCTGCTGCACATTACTGACATGGCTTGGAAACGTGTTAAACACCCATCTGAAATCGTGAACGTTGGTGATGAAATCACTGTTAAAGTTCTGAAGTTCGACCGTGAGCGTACTCGTGTATCTCTGGGTCTGAAACAGCTGGGCGAAGATCCATGGGTAGCTATCGCTAAACGTTACCCAGAAGGTGCACGTCTGACTGGTCGTGTGACTAACCTGACTGACTATGGCTGCTTCGTTGAAATCGAAGAAGGCGTTGAAGGTCTGGTTCACGTTTCTGAAATGGATTGGACCAACAAAAACATTCACCCATCTAAAGTTGTTAACGTGGGTGACACTGTTGAAGTTATGGTTCTGGATATCGACGAAGAACGTCGTCGTATCTCTCTGGGCCTGAAACAGTGCAAAGCCAACCCATGGCAGCAATTCGCAGAAACTCATGCGAAAGGTGATCGTGTAAGTGGTAAGATCAAGTCTATCACTGATTTTGGTATCTTCATTGGCCTGGACGGTGGTATCGACGGTCTGGTTCACCTGTCTGACATTTCTTGGAACGTAACTGGCGAAGAAGCGGTTCGTGAATTCAAGAAAGGTGACGAAATCGAAGCTGTTGTTCTGCAAGTAGATCCAGAGCGTGAGCGTATCTCTCTGGGTGTTAAACAGATCGAAGAAGATCCGTTCAACAAGTACCTGTCAGATAACAAAAAAGGTGCTATCGTTAAAGGTAAGGTAACTGCCGTTGACAGCAAAGGCGCTACCATCGAGCTGGAAGAAGGTGTTGAAGGCTACATCCGTGCTGCTGACGCATCACGTGACCGTGTAGAAGATGCATCTCTGGTTCTGTCTGTTGGTGATGAAGTTGAAGCCAAATTCATGGGCGTTGACCGTAAGAACCGTACAGTAAGCCTGTCAGTTCGTGCTAAAGACGAAGCTGAAGAAAAAACAGCAATGGATTCACTGAATCAGCAAGAAGAAGCTGGTTTTGGTAATGCAATGGCTGAAGCTTTCAAAGCAGCTAAAGGCGAATAA
- a CDS encoding integration host factor subunit beta translates to MTKSDLIERLSSSQQHLAAKDVEAAVREILECMAVTLECGNRIEIRGFGSFSLHYRAPRIGRNPKTGEKVELLAKSVPHFKPGKELRERVNSL, encoded by the coding sequence ATGACGAAATCTGATCTTATTGAACGTCTATCTTCTAGTCAGCAACATCTTGCCGCAAAGGATGTTGAGGCTGCAGTCCGAGAAATACTGGAATGTATGGCTGTTACTCTGGAATGCGGGAATCGAATCGAAATTCGTGGTTTTGGTAGTTTTTCTCTTCATTACAGAGCACCGAGAATTGGTCGGAATCCTAAAACCGGAGAGAAAGTCGAGTTATTAGCCAAAAGTGTTCCTCATTTCAAACCCGGCAAAGAATTAAGGGAACGAGTAAACTCTTTGTAA
- a CDS encoding LapA family protein yields the protein MKFLKSILYFMAILSLAMFLVTLGSVNGQQIHINFLIAQDDFSLAALLIGAFFSGFLVALCALGFSYIAARFKLRRLQNHISRLSAQISASSVKE from the coding sequence ATGAAATTTTTGAAATCCATATTGTATTTCATGGCTATTTTGTCGTTGGCCATGTTCCTTGTAACTTTGGGTTCTGTTAACGGTCAACAAATTCATATTAATTTCCTCATTGCTCAAGATGATTTCAGTCTTGCCGCTTTACTTATCGGTGCTTTTTTTTCTGGTTTCTTGGTGGCATTGTGCGCATTAGGATTCAGTTATATTGCTGCTCGATTTAAGTTACGCAGATTGCAAAATCACATTTCGCGTCTATCTGCACAAATCAGCGCTTCATCAGTTAAGGAATAA